The Fluviispira sanaruensis sequence ATGTGATGCTCAAAAAACCACGCTTATTTTTGTTAGTCACGATAAAGGTCTTGCTAAATTCTTCCCACGGCAAATTGCACTGCCAGAAATAAATCGGGCTCAAATATGATTCATCTGTTAAAAATTGCGAGTCAGTCGCTGTGGAATCGAAAATTATCCACATTGCTAACTATTTTTTCTATTGCAATCAGTATCATGCTGTTCTTAGGAATAGAGCGCATACGCCTAGGTGCAAAAGAAAGTTTTTCAAATACCATCAGCAAAACCGATCTTGTTGTTGGAGCGCGTGGTAGCGAAATTCAACTGTTACTTTACACAGTCTTTCATATGGGTAATGCAACCAATAATATTTCTTGGAGCTCTTACAATAATTTTAAAAATCATCCCGATGTTGCTTGGACAATTCCTTTTTCTCTCGGTGACAGTTACAATGGTCACCGCGTTGTGGCGACAGACGAAAACTTTTATGAGCACTATCAATTTTTTTCCGATAAAAAAGTTGAATTTCTAGAAGGAAAAAGACCAGAAAATATTTTTGATGTTGCTTTAGGTTCTGAAATGGCAACAAAAGAAAATTTGAAGCTTGGTGATAATATAATATTAACTCACGGTATAAGCGATGGTCCTGGTATTTTATTACACAAGCATAACCCTTTTAAGGTAACAGCAATCTTAAACGAAACAGGTACGCCCATCGATAGATCCGCATTCATTACCCTTGAAGGAATGGAAGCAATCCATATCAATTGGCAAAATGGTACACCCACTATTGAAAATAATAAAACTAATTCCAATCTGATAACAAAAGATAATATTAAAATAGAGCAGATCACTTCATTTTTAATTGGAGCAAATTCACGTATTAGTTCTTTAAGTTTACAACGAGAAATCAATAATTATAAAAAAGAACCAATCATGG is a genomic window containing:
- a CDS encoding ABC transporter permease, which encodes MIHLLKIASQSLWNRKLSTLLTIFSIAISIMLFLGIERIRLGAKESFSNTISKTDLVVGARGSEIQLLLYTVFHMGNATNNISWSSYNNFKNHPDVAWTIPFSLGDSYNGHRVVATDENFYEHYQFFSDKKVEFLEGKRPENIFDVALGSEMATKENLKLGDNIILTHGISDGPGILLHKHNPFKVTAILNETGTPIDRSAFITLEGMEAIHINWQNGTPTIENNKTNSNLITKDNIKIEQITSFLIGANSRISSLSLQREINNYKKEPIMGVIPGVALSQLWTTVSYAETALQIISLCVVIVGLIGMMVSLYTSLESRRREMAILRAVGAGKSTILILLVTEAAFLSLFGVIFGVFLSYFLVGIAQPIILSHFGILISFTSIEFYEYVYLILVIILSVFIGLIPAVKAYKNSLIDGLSIRI